TCTTTGTGCTGGCCTTGCTGGGATTTGCAACGACAGACTTTGTCATTACGATGACGCTCTCCGCCGCGGACGCGGCAGCCCATCTGGTGCATAACTCTTTGACCCCTCACTGGATGCAGAGCCAGATGGTGGTGACGCTGATCCTACTGATTGGATTGGGAGGGGTCTTCCTGAGAGGCTTCAAGGAGGCGATCACGATCGCTGTGTGGCTCGTGGGAATCTATCTCATTCTGAATGCGGTTGTGGCCTACGAGGGAGTCGTCCAGCTTGTGCATCACCCGGAGGCGTTGCGCGCATGGCATCATGCGCTTTCTCTGCGCGGGCAACATCCTTTCCGCACGCTTGGTCTTCTGCTTCTGCTTTTCCCAAAGCTTGCTCTGGGACTCTCCGGATTTGAGACGGGCGTCGCTGTGATGCCTCTGATCAAAGCCAAGGATGAGAAACAACGCGTACGCAATACCAAGCGGCTACTGATTACTGCCGCCGTGATCATGAGTGTCTTCCTGATTGTGACCAGCGTGATTACGACGGTGCTTATCCCGGCAAAGGACTTTGCCGAGGGTGGTGCGGCCAATGGTCGCGCGATGGCATGGCTGGCGCACCATTACCTAGGGACGGCGATGGGAACCGCCTATGACGTCAGCACCATCTGCATTCTGGCGTTTGCGGGTGCATCGGCCATGGCGGGCCTGCTCAACCTGATTCCACGTTACCTGCCTCGTTTTGGCATGGCGCCGGAGTGGGCCAAGGCTTCGCGTCCCCTCGTGCTGGTGTTTATGGGGATTGCGATCTTTGTCACCGTGCTCTTCCATGCGGATGTGGACGCACAGGGTGGTGCGTACGCTACCGGCGTTCTGGTATTGATTACATCCGCATCCGTGGCTGTGATGCTGGCGTGCAGAAATCCAATTTCCCGCTGGTTCTTCACGGGGACGACGGTGGTCTTTGGATATACGACGCTTGCCAATATCTTCGAGCGCCCTGAGGGACTCAAAATCTCTTCCATCTTTATTGCGGCCATCATCGGTGTTTCGTTGCTCTCGCGCGCCCTTCGGTCGACGGAGCTGCGCGTCACGAGCGTGACCTTCGATGCGAGTGCCGAGGAACTGCTGCGGGATGACGACGACCAGGTCTTTCGCGTGGTCGCCCATGCACCGGAAGAGGGGGAGACAATCAGCCAGCTTGATGAGAACGACCTAGAGCTTCGCAAGTTCCATAATCTCGAGTCGGAAGAGTGCCTTTACTTTTTAGAGATCTATCGTTCCGAGGCGTCGGACTTTTCCAATGAGCTTCACGTGAGTGGGCGGCGCGTGGGATGTCACCGCATTCTTTTTGCAAAGAGTCCCGTTGTGGCGAACTCTATTGCCGCACTCCTGATCTGCTTGGAAGAGCGTACGAAGAAGGTTCCACATGCATACTTTCGGTGGACCGACGTCAGTCCGTCGAGGAATATCTTCCGCTTCATCTTCCTTGGAGAGGGCGATACAGCACCCTTGACCCACGAAGTTTTGCGCAGAGCGGTTCGTGATCCAAACCGACGGCCGATTGTGCACGTAAGTTAAGAGCAGAGACGGTTTTCTTATTGCGGGTTGCGTCTCATCAAGGAACCCTCTATGCTCAAGAGTGTGCTGTGGAGAAACACAAGCCGGGCGTCAAAAAAACGCGGTACGCCGTTCTGGCTCTCTGCGTTTGTTTTTCTCTGCCTGTCCCTCTTTGTTGTCGGCAGTGTGGCCCAAGCCTGCCATACGCATTCTGAGATAATCGACAGTCTTCCCTCCAGGAGCCAGAGCTCTCATCAGACCACCCCTGAGAACTGTCCGCTCTGTACTGCAATGCACTCTGCTTTACACGTCGCCGGGACGTCTGTTGTCTCGCACGTGGAACCGACGATTCGTTTGGTCGAGCACTACACGCCGACGACTCCTAGTTTTTTTTGGCAATTCGATCTGGCCTGCCGGCCTCCGCCGACTGACATGCTGCGGAGCATGTCGTCGCACGCGATCGGATAGAGCCTTCCTCCCTCCCGAAGATCGCCTGCCTCTAGCGTTTACCGCTATCCCGTTGTACTCACGGCAGGAGTTTTCCCTATGAACAGAATTTTCTTTCGGTCGTTCGTCTTTGCGCTCTCGATCTTTCTTTTTGCAGCGGCTTTGAACGCGCAGACGGCCTCAGGATCGCTTTCAGGTATAGTCACCGATTCCACAGGCGCTGTCATCCCAGGCGCTACGATTACGATCGAGAATCCCGTCAGCGGATTTAAGCGAAGCTTTACTACAGACAGTGCTGGTCACTTCACGGCAACGAATCTACCGTTCAATCGCTATCACGTGACCGCCCTGGCTGCTGGCTTTTCGAGTTCCGCGCAGGATGCGGCGATTCGTGGTGCGGGTGGCAATACCACGAACTTCCAGCTTTCCATTGGCGTCGCTTCGGAGATCACGGTCGAATCAGACGATATGGTAAGCAACAATCCCGTATCGTCCAACACGATCGATCGCAATCTCTTCGACAAGCTTCCACTCGAGAGCACCTCTGCTCCCCTCTCTTCGCTTGTAACCCAGAGCACACCTGGAATTGCATCGGATTCGAACGGCCTCTTTCATCCGATGGGTGAGCATGCGGATACGACCTTTGCGATTGACGGGCAGTCGATCTCCGATCAGCAGAGCCGTGTCTTCGGCAATCCGCCGTCGACGAACATCATTCAGTCGATCAACGTCATCAATGGAATCGCACCTCCGGAGTACGGCGACAAGGCAAGTCTGGTCGTAGAAACGACGACGCGTTCAGGGCTTGGGCTGGTGAAGCCGACGGGAACGGTCTCCCTTACCTATGGCAGCTTCGGCACAACGACCGCCGCTGCTGCAATTGGGCTTGGAACCAAACGTTTCGGTGACTTTCTCTCTGTGGATGGAGTGAACGCGGGGCGCTACCTGGATACGCCCGAGTTCCGGCCGGTGCATGATCATGGCAATAACTTTAACGTGTTCGACCGCTTCGATTTGAAGCCTACGGAACAGGACGCTTTGCAACTCAATCTTTCGTTTTCACGGTCCTGGTTCCAACAGCCGGACCAGTTCGATCAGGAGACGCAGGACCAGCGGGCACAGATCTTCAGTTTCAACATTGCCCCATCGTGGACGCATACTCTGAGCGCAAAAAGCCTGTTTACGATTGCTCCCTTTCTGAGGCAGGACAACTTTCATTACTATCCAAGCAAAGACATCACGGACGACACACCTGTCACCTTGTCGCAGAGTCGTCGCCTACAGCAGGCAGGTGGGCGTGGGGACTTTATCTTCACCTCCGGGATTAACACCTTCAAAGTTGGGATTACTGGCAGCCGTTATGGTCTGGCCGAGAGCTTTGGCCTCGGCGTGACCGATCCGACCTTCAATCCCCCCTGCTTTGACGCCTCCGGCAACCCCGTTACCGACCCGTCGGTCACCAATCCCTCACAATGCGCTGCCCTGGGTTTCACGGCCAATGACGGCTTTCTTTCTGGGCTGGCACCTTACGATCTCAGCCGTGGTGGCCAGCTTTACCACTTTCAGGGAACGGCTCCTATCTTTGAAGAGGCCGCATATATCTCTGACACGATCGCCTGGAAGAATTGGACTGTGCTTCTTGGAGGACGCTTCGATAACTACAGCGGCCTCAGCAGCCGATCCATGGCGCAGCCGCGTTTGGGCGTGAGCTACACCGTGCCGAAGGCTGGTACCGTGCTCCGGCTTGGATATGGCAAATTCTTCCTGACGCCCTATAACGAGAACCTTATCGTCTCCAGTTCCACCGGCATTGGTGGACTTGAGAGCACCTCAGCGACACCACTTGCCGCGGTGCCGCTGAAGCCGGCGTCCCGCCATCAGTACAACGCCGGGTTTGAACAGGGTGTGAGCCGTTATCTCGTTGTCAGTGCCGAGTATTTCTGGAAGTACACGGACCGGGATTTCGATTTCGACATCGTCGTCAACAGTCCGCTGGCGTTCCCGATCCAGTGGCAGAAGTCGAAGATCGATGGTCTGGGAATCAAGCTGACCGTTCCGAACTACAAGGGATTCTCTGCTTACTCCTCGCTTGGCCACACGCGTTCGCGCTTCTTCGGACCTGAGGTTGGAGGCGTGTTGTCCAACGATCCCACGGTGAATACCTCTGCTGTCTTCCGTATCGATCACGATCAGGCGTTTCAGCAGTCCACGAACGCAACGTATCAGTTCCATCACAGCTTGTATGGCGGGTTTACCTGGCACTACGAGAGTGGACTGGTTGCGGGAGCGGGTCGCGACGATTTGCTGGGTCTGACAGGAGATCAGCAGGCGGCGCTTAAGCTGACTTGCGGAAGCCAGGCTGCGACGATCAACAATCCGATCATCGCTTGTGCTCCGAACGATCTAAAGACGCCTGTTCTGAACCTTCCGGCGGAAGGCACTGAGAACGACGACAAGAATCCGAACCGCGTCGCTCCGCGAACGCTCTTTGACGCGACCGTCGGCTGGGACGATATCTTCCACGTAAAGGATGGCATCAAGACGAACGTCAGCGTTTTGGCAACCAATCTTACGAACAGGTACGCGGTATACAACTTCCTTTCGACGTTCAGCGGAACGCACTTTGTTTCGCCGCGCGCCATCACGGGGAAGGTGAGCTTCAACTTCTAATTGGTACCGAACGAGAAGGGCCCGCGAGCGATCGCGGGCCTTTCTGTTTGTAGTTGTGTTGCGGAGAATCTACGAGAGCATGGTCTCTTCCGAAGAGCGAAGCCGAACGATGCGCTCCACAGTGTAAGGAGCGCGGTTCTGGGGCGAATGGAAGTGGCGGACCTGAAGCTCTCCCAGAAGACCGATCCCCATCATCTGGATCCCTGCCAGAATGGCGACGCTCGCCACGACAAAGAGGGGGCTGTGTTCCTGCATTACGTGACCATGCGTGAAGAGCTTCAACGCGAGAAGCCAGAGCGAGATTCCAAAGCCAGCCAGCATTCCCAGTGCACCGAAACTTCCGAAGAAGTGCAGCGGGCGAGTGACGTATTTCAGAAGGAAGCGGATCGTCACCAGATCGAAGAAGACGCGGAAGGTGCGCGAGATACCATAGTGGCTGGTTCCGTGCATGCGTGGGGGATTGGAGATGGGAATCTCGCAGATGCTTGCGCCGTACCAGCTGGCGAGCGCGGGGATGAAGCGGTGCATCTGGCCGTAGAGGGGGATATTTTGAATGACCTCGCGGCGGTAAGCTTTAAAGGTCGTTCCGAAGTCGTGGATATCGACGCCGCTGAGTTTGGCCATGAGCCAGTTGGCCATGCGCGAGGGGAAGCGCCGCAGGACGAAGTTATCGCCGCGCTGGGCGCGCCAGCCGCTGACGACGTCGTATCCTTCCTCGAGTTTGGCGAGAAAGGCAGGAATCTCTTCCGGTGCGTGTTGCAGATCGCCGTCCATGGCGAGGATACAATCTCCGCTGGAATGGTCGAAGCCTGCGGCAAGCGCGCTGGTCTGTCCGAAGTTGCGTCGAAGTTTGATGACGAGGACGCGGCTATCGACGGCAGCGATCTCTTCGAGCAGGCGATAGGTACGGTCACGCGAACCATCGTCGACGAACACGATCTCAAACGTGTCGTTGACGTGCTCCATGACGTTTTTGAGGCGGTCATAAAGCGCCGTGACGCTCTCTTCTTCGTTATGGAACGGGACTACGATCGAATATTTTGGCACTTCAATATGGTAAACCTTCGGCCGCAGGGTACCAACCTGGATTCTCAGGCAGGGAATGGAATGTTCGAGATCCTGCGGCGTGGGTGATGATGATGGGGATGCCTCCGAAACAGCCCTATACCGAGACGCCGCACGTGGAGATGGAACCTGACTCCACCGTCCATACACACGCAGGCATTCCGCATCAAAGTATTGATGGAACAGAAGTTGTTGCAAAAGAAACCAGCACGAAGGTACCCCATGCAGGTACAACAGAAGAGGATCTTCCCTGGTACAGAGAGGCCGACATGTTGAAGCGTATTGTGGCCATCGTGGCAGTGGTTGTAGTTGGCTACCTCTGCTATCTCGGATATAACCGCTACAAAACAAATCGCGATGTAGCGGCGGGCGAGGTCGTGTCCGACGACCAGAACCAACCGGTGACGCCATCCGAGGGTGATTCGAAGCCAGCGCATGTTACTCAGCCTTCGTCGATGTCTGCTGTCACTAGCCTAAGCGCACCAAAGATCGATACGATCGCGCCGAATCCACCCAACGGGCGGGCCTTTACCGGTACGGGCAAGTTTCAGGTGTATAGACAGGGGAATATTACCTGGCGCGTGAATACAGAGTCCGGTGAGAGCTGCATCCTGCTGGCGACGCAGCAGGAATGGCGTAAGCCGATTGTTTACAACCACGGTTGCAACGCCAGCTAGTGCTTTGTTGAACTATTGTGCACGGGCCCGTTCGATGGCCCGGACTACGGCTTTGGATTTGTTGACCGTTTCTTCAAACTCAGCCTGGGCTACGGAGTCTGCGACAACGCCGCCGCCCGATTGGATGTGTCCGCGCTCTCCATCCATGAAGAGGGTGCGGATGGCGATGCAGGAGTCCAGGTTTCCGTTGAAATCCGCATAGAAGATGGAGCCGCCGTAGACGCCGCGGCGTGCCGGTTCGAGTTCTTCGATGACTTCCATGGCGCGGATCTTGGGAGCGCCGGAGAGTGTGCCCGCAGGGAAGCAGGCGCGGAAGGCGTCGAGGGGCTCCATGTCCTTGCGCAGTGTTCCCTCCAAAGCGGAGACAAGGTGCATCACGTGGGAGTAGCGCTCGACGAACATCAGTTCTTTTACTTTCACGGAGCCGTATTCGCTGACGCGGCCAAGATCGTTGCGGCCCAGGTCGACAAGCATGACGTGTTC
This genomic stretch from Terriglobus saanensis SP1PR4 harbors:
- a CDS encoding APC family permease codes for the protein MSFADWLLADLRVPTTIQEHPPENAWWRVMCLTGVDYFSTLGYQPGIAFLAAGILSPFATLILVLVTLGAALPVYSRVAKASPNGQGSIAMLQNLFPDWAGKLFVLALLGFATTDFVITMTLSAADAAAHLVHNSLTPHWMQSQMVVTLILLIGLGGVFLRGFKEAITIAVWLVGIYLILNAVVAYEGVVQLVHHPEALRAWHHALSLRGQHPFRTLGLLLLLFPKLALGLSGFETGVAVMPLIKAKDEKQRVRNTKRLLITAAVIMSVFLIVTSVITTVLIPAKDFAEGGAANGRAMAWLAHHYLGTAMGTAYDVSTICILAFAGASAMAGLLNLIPRYLPRFGMAPEWAKASRPLVLVFMGIAIFVTVLFHADVDAQGGAYATGVLVLITSASVAVMLACRNPISRWFFTGTTVVFGYTTLANIFERPEGLKISSIFIAAIIGVSLLSRALRSTELRVTSVTFDASAEELLRDDDDQVFRVVAHAPEEGETISQLDENDLELRKFHNLESEECLYFLEIYRSEASDFSNELHVSGRRVGCHRILFAKSPVVANSIAALLICLEERTKKVPHAYFRWTDVSPSRNIFRFIFLGEGDTAPLTHEVLRRAVRDPNRRPIVHVS
- a CDS encoding TonB-dependent receptor, coding for MNRIFFRSFVFALSIFLFAAALNAQTASGSLSGIVTDSTGAVIPGATITIENPVSGFKRSFTTDSAGHFTATNLPFNRYHVTALAAGFSSSAQDAAIRGAGGNTTNFQLSIGVASEITVESDDMVSNNPVSSNTIDRNLFDKLPLESTSAPLSSLVTQSTPGIASDSNGLFHPMGEHADTTFAIDGQSISDQQSRVFGNPPSTNIIQSINVINGIAPPEYGDKASLVVETTTRSGLGLVKPTGTVSLTYGSFGTTTAAAAIGLGTKRFGDFLSVDGVNAGRYLDTPEFRPVHDHGNNFNVFDRFDLKPTEQDALQLNLSFSRSWFQQPDQFDQETQDQRAQIFSFNIAPSWTHTLSAKSLFTIAPFLRQDNFHYYPSKDITDDTPVTLSQSRRLQQAGGRGDFIFTSGINTFKVGITGSRYGLAESFGLGVTDPTFNPPCFDASGNPVTDPSVTNPSQCAALGFTANDGFLSGLAPYDLSRGGQLYHFQGTAPIFEEAAYISDTIAWKNWTVLLGGRFDNYSGLSSRSMAQPRLGVSYTVPKAGTVLRLGYGKFFLTPYNENLIVSSSTGIGGLESTSATPLAAVPLKPASRHQYNAGFEQGVSRYLVVSAEYFWKYTDRDFDFDIVVNSPLAFPIQWQKSKIDGLGIKLTVPNYKGFSAYSSLGHTRSRFFGPEVGGVLSNDPTVNTSAVFRIDHDQAFQQSTNATYQFHHSLYGGFTWHYESGLVAGAGRDDLLGLTGDQQAALKLTCGSQAATINNPIIACAPNDLKTPVLNLPAEGTENDDKNPNRVAPRTLFDATVGWDDIFHVKDGIKTNVSVLATNLTNRYAVYNFLSTFSGTHFVSPRAITGKVSFNF
- a CDS encoding glycosyltransferase family 2 protein, with product MPKYSIVVPFHNEEESVTALYDRLKNVMEHVNDTFEIVFVDDGSRDRTYRLLEEIAAVDSRVLVIKLRRNFGQTSALAAGFDHSSGDCILAMDGDLQHAPEEIPAFLAKLEEGYDVVSGWRAQRGDNFVLRRFPSRMANWLMAKLSGVDIHDFGTTFKAYRREVIQNIPLYGQMHRFIPALASWYGASICEIPISNPPRMHGTSHYGISRTFRVFFDLVTIRFLLKYVTRPLHFFGSFGALGMLAGFGISLWLLALKLFTHGHVMQEHSPLFVVASVAILAGIQMMGIGLLGELQVRHFHSPQNRAPYTVERIVRLRSSEETMLS